The Anomaloglossus baeobatrachus isolate aAnoBae1 chromosome 5, aAnoBae1.hap1, whole genome shotgun sequence genome includes the window TTCcaccactgccttaactctcttggcatggagttcactagagcttcacaggagccactaaaATCTTTTTCCACTCCACTATGACTGCTTCATAGAGCTGGTGGATGTTTGAGACGTTGCGCTCAATGATGCTCCACAGGCGCTCAAAAGTGCGtcatgaccggaagtgtggggccttctgaagcggtgacaacggacacaggtatgcacgtcaccgctgatgaggctgggcaatgggcattgtgaGCGTACTACCATGCCAAgatggtggaatgagcgcaggaactaacgcccttgcatctAGTCCCTACACTCGTTAGCATATCGTAAGGGATCTTTATAGAAAtaattttttctaaagatccctttatctatgctagtgtatacagggacggttaggcagggatccgaaatatgcacccagaactgctcatggttctgggtgcatattgcacctgacaggttccctgtaaggctgctttcacacatcagttttttgacaTCAGGCACGATCCAGCGAAAAAATCGTTGGACAGatccggcgaaaaaaactgatcagttgcatcaTTTCTTtcaatcagttccttcagttttttgacagatccggtgtgattctgAGCAGGCTCAGctcaaaaaaactgatccggccggatccgtttttcttttCTGCCGCATTACACCGTATCCGGCGTccttaggcttccattgtaaaacacgccatacggcgcgattttttttttttttttttgccggacacaaaatggttcacttcaacgtttcatccggccgccggacaagtaaattttgctggatccggcaaaaaactgatgaaaTGCAAGGCCTTCCGGCACAATCAAactctaatgaaagtctatggggggaaaaaacggatccggcagcaacagatgccggatcagttttttttggtttttttttgccggatggcaaaaaactgatgtgtgaaagcagcctaaggcagtGCTTGACAATAATGGTGGCCACAGAAGATCTTCACACTTTGGGCACATTTTGGCAATTTTCACTTGGGGATATACTCAATTTTGTTGCCAGcaatttagacattaatagctgtgttatttagagggcacaccaaatttacattgttatacaagctttaggctatgtgcccacggggacagtgtcctgcggatatatccgcaagacattccgcaggagctcccaggaaactgcaccacaacttttgtctgtttccatgctgcggaatgtcgtgcggatatggtgcgggcattctgcattgaggatacagtaccatggcttcggcactgcatcctcaatgcagaacaagtgctgcagtgatcgggggagttcatacttacctccatcatgcagcaccttgctttccggcagccgggtcactctgtcggcgtctgcaggagaaggtgggcgggcctgaactagctccggctgtcacatgaccggagctcgtgcaggctccgcccaccttttccttcctgtacctggattcaccgcgctcctgtgcaccggacagagaaagtgactctggtgaggcaggtaagtatatgggaccctgcggagaaatccgcaacaataattgacatgctgcagatttttccgcactatttccgctgcggaaaaatccgcagcgttggcacagcatttcccaaatgccatagaaatggctggggagtagctgtgctgcagatttctggaaaatccgcggcttttccgcgagaaatccgcggcaaaatccgcgcattttccgcagcgtgggcacaccttacactactctacattgtatcaaagtgtcatatcttctgtGTTGTCCTATGGAAAGATAGAATATTACaggaatgtgaggggtgtacttattttgtgatatactgtatattatgtcCACACTGGGAAAGACCTGCACTCCTCATATCTCTGCGGCTGCCACCTTTTGGAATCTGGACCAACATAAGGCTGATCTGACCGAAGGCAGCAAACAGAGGGCTTTTCAGACCCGAGTTGGAGGGTCACTTTATTATTCTAAGGCCCAAATTATGATGACTTTAATGAGCTGTTCACGCTTGGGTCGGGTTTCAATTCATTGTCAGATGAGTGAAACATGCAACCTGACAGATCCATTAAAGGTGAAAGCATTATAAAGTGTGTCATGGATCCTGTACAATCTGAAGCCATGATGTCAGTGTGGAGAGAATCTTAATTGGTGAGTTACACCCATTTCTATGTACTGAGTCACCGTGATTGTGCCAGAAGAGAAAACTGTATGTGGGTCGTCTGCGCTGCTGATGTAGATCCAAAAGAAAGGTCCAGGATACAAAGTAAACTTGATTCGTTTTATTACCTACGCGTTTCGAAGTCTTCAGGATATAATTGCATGCAAAGCTTTGTACATGGTTATATACTGAAGATGGCTGGAGACTTTGAAACATGTAGGTAATAAAACCGCATTGTCTACTTTGTATCCTGGACCTTTCTTTCGGATCTCCATCAGCAGTGCTGATGACCCACATACTCTTTGTCTTCTGGCATTTCAATGTTTTTTTCTTATACCCATGGGACTGCGGCAGCTGACAATTTGTTTGATGCGCACCTTTACCATGTGAGCAGTTCCCTGTCCCTTATTTTCCTTAGATGAGACCCATTTGTGTGTTTTGCACCCCAGCTTTTTCCTACACAGCAGTGATTGTGATTTCTGACATACTATTAAGAAATATGTTCCTGGATTTTCCAGCTTTTCTCTTAAAAACGCCAGTCAATATTTTGGCAGTGGCTATGATCATGTTGCTGGAGCCTGACCATCTCAACCACTagtttgtatttttttgtttttcaatggGACAGACACAATTATCAGAGGGGCTCTGCTGCTTCCGCTTGAGTCATTTTAAGATGGATCCCTATTTCACATGACTTCGGTCACTATTTCCAGTAAGGTGCTGAAAAAAAAACCTCGAAAGGCACGTGCAGTCTAACGCTGTAAATTATAACGTTTCTTGCAATGTTTGTTGCTTGATGTAGTTAGAAACAATTTTGTTTTTCATGGAAGAATTATTACGTGCAATTGCTGCCATAATGATAGAATATGAACAAATTTACTGTGGCCCCTACACACAGTAGATGGCAAATACACTTTACATTGTGAGCCTAGCCTGTCTTCATCTAGGTCCTGAATTTTCTTCTCCATCCAGGGATGCTAAAATGCAGCGATAATAGGCAATAATGTCTAGAACTACTGCTAGCTAAGGTCATGACTTTTGGTCTTCTATTTTACTAAGGTTTTCTTTAGCGTCAGTGTCCTGTTTGcctactgcagccacagatcttgaGTGCACGATCGGAAACCTGGACCCTTCCTTCCATGTTTGGATGTCTCATACGTCTTTGCTACAGTCAAAGATTTATGGCTCCATTAGACAAAAGGGAAACTTACAGTAACCACAAAAGTGAGTACCCCCATTTTATATTaaaatacatttttgtaaatatatcttcattggacaacactaaagatatgacacatgatacaatataaagtagtcagtgttcagcttgtataacagcgtaaatttggtgtgccctttaaTGGCTGTGCATTGACTTATTTAATGTCTAAATAAGTAGCaccaaaagtgagtataccccctaagggaaaatagccaaattgtgcccaattagccattttccctcccctgtGTCATGACTCAGTGTTACAAGTTCTTGCGTGTGAATGGGGGGGGAGTAGGtttggtaaatttggtgttatcgcacaCACATTCTCTCATATTGGTAACTGGAAGGGTCAACATGGCACCTCTGAGGATCTGGGGAAAATAAATTGTTTCTCTACATCAGGGATCACCAAGCTGTAGCTCAGAAACCACATGTGGCTTGCAGGCTCTCACGGCTGTCTGATTGCTAGATGTGGTGTTAAGGCACCAAGCTAACAACTATGATCTATAGGTCTTCAGATGGTGATTTTTTGATTAGCCCAGCACAAAAGAGCAGATCTGAAGGAGGGtaaaggtaggaacccctggattttGGTATACCGTCTCATGGTGATTTTCTTGGTAAATCTTAGGCTGTGATACTAGTAAATGGAGGCTCTGGTTCTCACTACTGTGACGGGGTGGGAGCTAGATGTGGCTTTCTACcctctgtcagagctgaatgtggctgtcAACGTCAAAGGTTGTGGACCTCTGCTCTACCTAAATATGGCCTAGGCTTTAAGATGATTATCAACACCCTAAATCTAAACTGTAGCACGGTGGGCAAGATGACAGAGCAGTTTAACAAGTCAGGTTCCACTTGGAACAGGCCTTGCCATGATcgaccaaagaagctgagtgcacatgcttcacatcacatcacatcatgtCTTTTCAAAAATAGATGTATGTatgctgtcagcattgctgcatAGGATAAAGGGGTGGAATGGGTAGGTGGGTGGGTGGTTGGGTGAGCCTGTCCATGCTCAGACCAAATGCTGCACCCTGAAAAAAATTGGTCTGCATGCCTTGTCTTTCCAGAAAGAAGCTTCTTCTAAAAGTGATGCACAAGGAAGCCCTGCAAAGTTTGCTGGAGACaagtagactaaggacatggattactgcaaccatgtcctgtggtctgagagACCAAGATAAACATATTTGATTGAGATGGATGGTGTCAAGCTAGTGGTAGCAACATGGTGAGGAGTATAAACAcaaatgtgtcttgcctacagcccagtatggtggtgggagtgtcatgatttggggctgcatgagtgttagctgctgtggggagctacagttcattgagtgaACCATGAATTCCAACATGTACCATTACATAATGCAGAGCTTAACCACCTCCCTTCGAAAACTAGGCCACCGGGCAGCATTGcaacataatgaccccaaacacacctccaagatgaccaccaccttgttaaagaaactgagggtaaaggtgctcaaTTAGACAAGTATGTTTCCATACCTACACCGTATtgagcatcctcaaatggaaggtagaTGAGCGCAAGATCTGTAACATCCTCTAGCTCTGCGATATTGTCATGGAGGAGTAGAAGAGGATTcctgcggctcctgtgaagctctaatgaaTGTCATGCCCAAAAGAGgttaggcagtgcttgaaaataatggtggcctcacaaaatattgacagtttggccatttttacttacgggtgtactcacttttttgccagcagttttgacattaaatggctgtgttgtgttatttagagggccccaactgttacacaagctgtacactgaatactgtacattgtatcagtgtcatatcttcagtattatcccatgaaaagatataaaaatgtgaggggtgtattctctTTTGTGATATACTTTATTAGTAAAGTCAAAATGCTGCTAAATTGGCTCTTCCAAGAGttagaccagtgttccccaactccagtcctcaaggcccaccaatagtgcaggtttttgggatttccttggaaccagcacctgtgcaatactaacagcagtgcaatactaaggaaatcctgaaaacatgcactgttggagggccttgaggactggagttggggaaccctgagctagacaacccctttaatgggaaCCTGGCAGTGGATTTATGCTGCCCAAACCAAGGGTAACATGAATCAGTCTGTCTACATATCTGCAGCCCGATATGGTTTTCTCCTAAATATTCCAGAGAAAACACAAGCGTCTCCCTGCAACActctagttgattgacaggtctctttctACACTGGGAGACTTGTCAATCAACTAGAGCAGCGCAGAGAGGTCATCTGATACGTCATCCCTGGCCTGCTTTTCCAGTTTTGTTTCCTCTGAAACGCTGCAGTGATTCAGAGTAAAACATTCATGGTTGCAATTGTGCGGTCAGCGCTTCAGGCACTATGAATCTTCTGCCAGGTTCCCTATAAGAACTCATAAATAATACACAGGGGCCTGTGCTGCATATGAATACGTCACtactgcatggatggatggatgggtggtatAGAAGGTGACGGAAGAGCTGCTGCCAGTTTAGTGTCAGAAAAAACCATAGAAGAACGTGTACACTGTAGTGTCGAACAATACACATGcaggtgtaccgccctgagaggggcccgaccGCTTGCTCGAGCCGAgccactcgaggtccgggctcgggttctcagtgtcacgagcgcctccggaccggggaccacgtcactcttgttaaggggaggcATTGGGGGGGGttggtggttgtgtaacgggtcgtgatgCTACCCGCGGGTCGTGATGCTACCCGCGGGTCGTGGTAActggggatgcaccaccgctgcggctgaagtgatggcgggctcgtccgggatcggtgttgcggccgcagctgagatgttagcccctccgtgggtaggggcggtgtgtcccggggccccggtgggtGCGGGGACTGTAAGGGATGATGTTGTCGTCAGGGTGCAGGGCGCTGTGCCGCGGTGTAGCGCcatgcccagatggcactggtgtactcacgattgattcaggctcagagtcactggtaaacaaagttcggtagtggtcggtccccgcggccggctgctgatgtcccctgtggggttgatggtggccccttttcacatgcacctctggatgtttgtgtttcggcccccctgcctaagcagtggtagcccgctccccggcgttgagctgctggGGGagtcctcggttgcccgcaggcgctggcccgtcgggtatttggcccttggcggtggcgctcacccggactctgtgggcttttgccttctttcgggactttgggtgtggatgaacccgtgaggtccggccagtaatcagtcaatttgcctatactcagtggcgtctaacctaggacggggtctgagtaccctcctattggtgctccggtacacggttgactcccctgttcgggaccggcgggctcgaaCCCCGGCCCAGTCCGTACGGTTcctgtaccagtactcctgcagacggccaccacagtttgcctgcctgacgttctctaaggggcccaggctcctacccgggtccctgacagctactcctctaccactcactgtcaactccaaaactcatctgtctgAACTTTCTGCTCTAGGACAGCAGTCTCCTTGGTGGGTGTGTCTTTCCAccttactccgcccacctggtgtgctctactctccctgagggaggcatcaggtctccctttcgggtgacgtgtgtgtgacctcacaggggatgggggtgtgtgtgtgtatatgtggttagatgttattacctgtgacccctggggtccagggcatcacacaggatTTATTACACTCCTATAATGACTCCTCACAGACAGACAAGAATTCATTTTACATAtccattttcattttatttttttcatataaatTTTATTTTGTGCAGCTTTTCTTTATCAAGTTCAAACTATTAAACACTTCAAAATAATCCTTCAGCCCTGAGTGTTGTTCAGCAATATAAATGTTACTTGTAGGATATGCCTGTAGCGTGTAAGAGAATGGCCGCTCCGCCTGTGTACAGAGGCTGGGTACAGTGTGTGCTTGTATATATACACTCCTGCTCATTGTCAGTTAAGATGAGGGAGAACTTGAGAACAAATACAATACTATTAGATATTACTGCAGGCACCATATATGCGCTAATCCTACTCCATTACTAGATCAGCAGGCTTTCGTAAGCTGGTTGGCACAGAGAGAGCATTGATTTTTGGGACAGCAAATCTAATTGTGGCTGGCAGATAAGCCAATGGGTTATTAAGAATGTCCTATGGAAAAAGGCAGTAACCTTAACTCCTTGCAAAATGAccagccttaaagagaacctgtccggTCTCTTATGACCTCCAACCCAGCAACAGTCATATGTGTATGCCAAAATTCCcaacctaaccagccctgtataatgccatTTTActaaaaatcaatgtttaaaaaagcatttataaagtgcgctAGTCCTATGCAAATAAGGCCTTGACTAGTCAATGGAGCATTGTttcccccagactagtcggccctctttccatgttaatcacacccctgtgggtgtgataacaggaAAAAGAACCAGCATCTTCGCAGTTCCTGTAAATTTTGCGCGCGCCTCATTTCGGCAGCATCAGTGCAGCTCTGAAGCAAAGTGTACACATCTCAACTTTAGAGAggcacactgcgcatgatcggaaaaacagcttctgcacttctgatcatgtgcagtacTCCTCTCTGAAGGCAagacgtgtacacccagcttcagacgcgcactgcgtatGATGTGAACTGTAGAAGCTATTCTTAAATCATGCGCACTGCGCCTCTCTGAAggcaggacgcgtacacccagcttcagaggTGCACAATGTAAGAATAGCTTCTACAGTTCAGATTATACAATCGTGCACACTGCGCCTCTCTGAAggcaggacgcgtacacccagcttcagaggCGCAGTGTGTATGATCTGAACTGTAGAAGCTGTTCTCTCAATCCTGCGCAGTGCACCTCTCTAAAGCCAGAACGTATACATCCGGTTTCAGAGGCACAATGACACTTCTGAAATGAGTGCGCGCATGCGCAATATTTCCAGGGTCTGTGATGACACCAGctcttggaaatcatgttatcacattcACAggagcgtgataacatggaaagagtgcAGACTAGTCTGGGGAAGCAACACTGCTTTGACTTGTCAAAGGCCTTATTAGCATAGGGAAAGTGGAGCTTCTAAATGCTTGTCTTAAACactgattttagtaaatagcaCTATATACATTTTTCAGCCGACAGCCATCTTGGAGGTTTTTCCTATACATAGACTGGAGAACAAAGCAAGTGCTACTATATGAGAGCTGCTGCAAATCATCTCTCGTGGCAGCTTATCTCAGAAAGAACAAGAGGATCTGAAGTCCAAAATCAGACAGGCTGGATCCTTATCTTCACTGAGATCTGTTGGGGGGGAATTTAGGATCACCAATGGACTGACTGCAGGCCGAACCCAGCTATATAGGCAGGTTCCACCACTgttagactaaggctatgtgcgcacgtgtgcgctctgcaccgcaccgaaaatgtgcgcttcagagcgcagctgaaaagctgcgttctgaagcgcatgctgcctctccctatagacagcatgtagaacgcacgaaagaagtgacatgtcacttcttagaacgcagcgattcagcaagcagctgaagcgctgcactctaatatgccacgtgcgcacagcccctgcacaatctccctagactgtgcaggggacgcaggacacatgcagttacgctgcggtgcagaacgcagcttaactgcatgtaatacgcacatgtgcgcacataccctaacattgATAGGGGCTTTATGGTTTACTGAGGGCTATgtggtttgggggggggggtttcaccCTTGTGGCATTAGTCTAATGCTTATTGTTTGCACTTATGAAAATATTTTGTATTCATCCTTTTGATTAAGTCACAGTTTAGTATCTAAAATGAGTATGTATGTATTAGCGATTCGCCAAGTCACAAAGGTTGCCATGTGATCCTGGAGCATAGTTGAAAATGGCAAAAGATGGCGTCTGATAAATATTAAATTTATTTTCTGCACACATTACTAATTGCTAACAGAGGGGGTaataagagaaaagaaaaaaaaaaaaagtggtcctTTAAATGATAAAGTATttcctacagccaccactagagggagctcactgcattcattcatatttaaaataaaaaatggcaCTGTATTGCCATAAGCAACTGCAGATAAAATGTATATTTATCATTTAAAGGAATTGTCTGCAAACAACTTGTGTCCTATGTTTGAAATGAGTGTCACACAGACAATAAATACAGTTGTATGTAATGGAGACAGTAAACTAAAGGGTTGCCAATTTCTCACTCCTATAgacagtgcagtgtcagtgcgcatgcCTAACTACCAATATTAAAATGGAGAGTAGTCATTTTAATTTTAACAAATATTGTATTTAAAAAAACCTTACATTAGAATGATCTGTGTTAAAAGTAAAGCAGAAACTACTTTCCAAAATGGTATTAAGTCCTATATGTGGAAACAGCATAATCCCGGCATGAGAGATTTCTGAAATTTAGGCTGTTGGTAAGGCGATATATGCAAAAGAAAAGAAAAGTAGAGCGGTTGGTATTGAGACTCCACTTCTCATTTTCGGGAGCACTTACATGAATGTTGATTGGTGGCTTTAGGTAACACATTTATGTTTCCTTTGCATCAGCTTTGATAATTTTCCTCATGTCTTTAGTTATTACAAATGTGCTGAAGGTTCCCTGGAGCAGTAAGTGGCAGTAGACCAGACGGGCACTTACGTTGTCTTCTCAAAGTACAAATTACCACCTACTCACAGCTATTTTATGTATCATTCTGACTATAATTACCATGGACTGTGGGTGGCAATGACAATATTAGAAAAGCTCTTCCTTTTTGTAACCTCATTCCTTCTAGAGTAGCACATCTCTGGCAAGGAAGCATTGTGGAATAGTTGCTAAATCTACATATTAAGTATTTTGCCCAATGGTTATTATATTCCCTAAACCCCGATGAATTTGCCCTTGTACTGGACTGCATTCAATAACTTCCCCGTCTACCGTCATAACCCCAGTGCTTTCTGATGGCTCTATCCTAAATGCCACCACAGGAACGTGGGTCAGGTGAGGTATCTCTTGGTCTAGATGAGTTCCTTTTTCCATTGCCATGAATAGTTTGATAAGAGATGTCCGTGAGATTCTGGAGGTGGCATAGAACAAGTGAATGTTGCCGTCTCCTGGACCTTTTACCATAGGAGCTGTAAAGTGTTCGGCGCCTAGATGAGATTGATAAAGAGCAAGGACAAGAACAAATTGGTCTTCTATTGTGTGCCAATGACTGGGAACAGGTTGGTCCAGTGGTACCAATAAGGAGTCTTCCAATAGCTGTGGCTCCATACTATCTGAGGAACTATTATTTCCAGAGTTACTAGCATCAGGAATATTCAAGGCAGAGCCCATCTCTTCTGACTGGAGATATGAAAGTCGCCCTCTATATGTTCTCAGCGCTGTTAGACGGACTAAAGTGCCAACAGAGAAGCGTGCGTAACCCATAAACCTATACTTCTCACTCTCTATGTCAACATCTGAAATAAAGCCCCATGCCAAGCTAAGGAAGGAGAAGATCCTTTGTTGGGAGGCGGTGGTTATGGAGACAATATCCAGGGGTCCAGGATAACCCTTACATAATATGAAAGCACAATTGGTCAGAAGTTTGGTTCCAGTTACTTGCTGGTGCctggaaaacaaaagaaaaaaaatgaagctAATAACATAGATTAAGCCAACTTACATTTGCATTGGTGGCAACAACTTAATAGTTACCGTTAACAGAACAGTCATTGGTTTTGATTTATATATGATCACAACCCCCTGCTTTGTAACAATGACTGGTCAAGATCCCCACCGAAGCtccagccttaaggctgctttacacgctgcaacgtcaCTAGGGATCGCACTCGCCcgtgtcgtgcgtgcgtcacgggcaaatcgcggcctgtggcgaacaatatcactacgacTAATCACACGaatttaccttcctaacgatgtcgctgtggacagcgaacaaactctttttttaatggggcggtttgtgcggcgtcacagcgacgtcacacagctggccaccaataggggcggagagcagctgcattaacgtcaGTCCCAtcttgttgctggaggacgcaggaacgctgttcgtcgttcccagggtgtcacatgtagagATGTCTGCTGCCTTAGGAAagccgaacaacctgcgtccaaaatgagcaacgatatttgggaaaggaaccccTTGTCAACAATTTgacgtttttcggatcgttagcagtcgctcgtaggtgtcacacgcaacgacgtcgctaacgaggccggatgtacatcatgaattccgtgacccctgcgatatctcgttagcgatgtcgttgcgtgtaaaagcggcctttagactcattCATAGATGATCAACTTTATTATAACAAGGTGATGAGTAATCAGAAGAGCACAATAGGGACTTATCAATTTTTGTTTGTAACAAAACTATTGAAAATTGTGTGATAAATTCATAGTACAATCTGTTAATATCACATACAATTTCCTCAGGCAACACTGACAAGAGAAATAGACATGTTGGGTGAAAGGCTTAGGGATAAAGCATTTTCCCTGTAATAAGAAGGTAGCTTTGTAAGTGCTACCTATAGCAAGAAAACAAAACACAGAGATAAGATGAACCTAGCATTGATGCTTTATGACAAAGTAACACTACTCTCTTTCATCCTTTGTATGATGGATACTATTGACTCACAAGATAGCCCATAATTTTAACTGGAAGAAAAGTGCTGTGTGCAAGGCTATATTCTTTGTTTAAAGGGTTAGGCTTAACATAGCAAGGGGATCACTTGCCGATCGCTGGGGGTCTTAGTGGGGGTTCCTTCACTGAGTCTGAGGctacgctcacatgagcgtataacacAGATTAGTTCCATTTGAGGTTTCGTCGGGTGGCACTCACTCCAATGTCATACTAAGGGGCAgtgccaaacttttttttttgtgcaaataCGGCAAGAGAAAAAATTTGCAGCATTCTGCGATTGGCAGCATATTCagatcacacgcacccatacaagtctatgggtgcatgtaaaaCATTAGACTGCACTGGTGTCATCCGAGTAGTCTGATTACAAGGACACAAAAACAATAGAGAAATTAAAGAGGTGGTCCCACTACAATGTATAGTGGCCACATCGCTTTAAAGCGGAGAATGAAGGCTTTTTCCAAATACCTTCtgttgccaattctgcctgtgagcggtacTATCGTTGTCCGATCAGTCCCCATCACGTGATCTGCTGTGACCGCTGATGTCCGGTCATGTCATGTCAAGTTCTGGAATaggaagttgacccggcatcaccatggtgggacccagtctccctgagtgagtgGGCTGTGAGCGGAGTTTCACCTCTTGTTACAGCCCAGCATTGTGCGTTctgtcctttactactttccttaacagagcgctgcaagcacacacaatgctgggctgtgatgtgtgatgaaacgccgcccacagccccgtCACTcaggaaggtatttagaaaaagccttcattCTCCGCTTTAAATCCATGTGGTCACTATACATTGTAGTAGACCACCTctttaagttctccatcttctcctgacAGCGAGTTCCAATTCTATCatgcgagagaatcagatcacactaatcaaactctgatcagtgtCAGCTCAGAGTGTCATTAGTATAATCGCCCTAATTCTCTCACATGCCGTGTAAGCGCAGCATAAAGGAGATTGAGGGCTCTATAATGTATGGAGCTGTACCTAGTAAAGTTAttaaatacacacattatatatgatATCTAGCTTTCTTTGTGGCCTTGAATGACCTCAG containing:
- the SPHK1 gene encoding sphingosine kinase 1 isoform X1, translating into MGEVQDLSNVPTDVLLCDTFTQVPEDGNAVYLLLTRTQLFIQSLSAASAGSTQTTFYLSDCISCRSFRGKDPKDIGGYCKVIFYPLRGMLGATSYRQRISRTFRTEASRDREQNLNLAKTWAQKICQLSYEQDHPPLLPSPARFLVLLNPRGGTGKAFTLFETHVMPMLTEANAHFTLLVTERPNQARELVQEQDLSSWDAIVVMSGDGLMFEVINGLMERSDWAKAIKTPLSILPGGSGNGLAASINHYSGHQQVTGTKLLTNCAFILCKGYPGPLDIVSITTASQQRIFSFLSLAWGFISDVDIESEKYRFMGYARFSVGTLVRLTALRTYRGRLSYLQSEEMGSALNIPDASNSGNNSSSDSMEPQLLEDSLLVPLDQPVPSHWHTIEDQFVLVLALYQSHLGAEHFTAPMVKGPGDGNIHLFYATSRISRTSLIKLFMAMEKGTHLDQEIPHLTHVPVVAFRIEPSESTGVMTVDGEVIECSPVQGQIHRGLGNIITIGQNT
- the SPHK1 gene encoding sphingosine kinase 1 isoform X2, coding for MSRLLLQNRGKDPKDIGGYCKVIFYPLRGMLGATSYRQRISRTFRTEASRDREQNLNLAKTWAQKICQLSYEQDHPPLLPSPARFLVLLNPRGGTGKAFTLFETHVMPMLTEANAHFTLLVTERPNQARELVQEQDLSSWDAIVVMSGDGLMFEVINGLMERSDWAKAIKTPLSILPGGSGNGLAASINHYSGHQQVTGTKLLTNCAFILCKGYPGPLDIVSITTASQQRIFSFLSLAWGFISDVDIESEKYRFMGYARFSVGTLVRLTALRTYRGRLSYLQSEEMGSALNIPDASNSGNNSSSDSMEPQLLEDSLLVPLDQPVPSHWHTIEDQFVLVLALYQSHLGAEHFTAPMVKGPGDGNIHLFYATSRISRTSLIKLFMAMEKGTHLDQEIPHLTHVPVVAFRIEPSESTGVMTVDGEVIECSPVQGQIHRGLGNIITIGQNT